Proteins found in one Camelus bactrianus isolate YW-2024 breed Bactrian camel chromosome X, ASM4877302v1, whole genome shotgun sequence genomic segment:
- the CMC4 gene encoding cx9C motif-containing protein 4 isoform X2, translating to MLQKDPCQKQACEIQKCLQANNYMESKCQAVIQELRKCCARYPKGRSPVCSGFEKEEEEKLTLKSTSK from the exons ATGCTGCAGAAGGATCCGTGCCAGAAACAAGCCTGTGAAATACAGAAATGTTTACAAG CCAACAACTACATGGAATCCAAGTGCCAGGCTGTCATCCAAGAACTGCGTAAGTGTTGTGCTCGGTATCCCAAGGGAAGATCTCCCGTCTGCTCAGGAtttgagaaggaagaggaagaaaagctgACGCTGAAGTCCACATCCAAGTAA
- the CMC4 gene encoding cx9C motif-containing protein 4 isoform X1, with protein MYRRQSKNYFSHFSFLDMLQKDPCQKQACEIQKCLQANNYMESKCQAVIQELRKCCARYPKGRSPVCSGFEKEEEEKLTLKSTSK; from the exons ATGTACAGAAgacaaagtaaaaattatttttctcattttagttttCTGGATATGCTGCAGAAGGATCCGTGCCAGAAACAAGCCTGTGAAATACAGAAATGTTTACAAG CCAACAACTACATGGAATCCAAGTGCCAGGCTGTCATCCAAGAACTGCGTAAGTGTTGTGCTCGGTATCCCAAGGGAAGATCTCCCGTCTGCTCAGGAtttgagaaggaagaggaagaaaagctgACGCTGAAGTCCACATCCAAGTAA
- the MTCP1 gene encoding protein p13 MTCP-1, translated as MAGEDVGAPPDHLWVHQEGIYRDEYQRTWVAVVEEETSFLRARVQQVQVPLGDAARPSHLLTSQLPLMWQLYPEERYMDNNSRLWQIQHHLMVRGVQELLLKLLPDD; from the exons ATGGCAGGAGAGGATGTGGGGGCTCCACCCGATCACCTCTGGGTTCACCAAGAGGGTATCTACCGCGACGAATACCAGCGCACGTGGGTGGCCGTCGTGGAAGAG GAGACGAGTTTCCTAAGGGCACGAGTTCAGCAAGTTCAGGTTCCTTTAGGTGACGCAGCCAGGCCAAGTCACCTTCTTACCTCCCAGCTACCTCTCATGTGGCAACTCTACCCCGAGGAGCGCTACATGGATAACAACTCTCGCTTGTGGCAGATCCAGCATCATTTAATG GTCAGGGGAGTACAGGAGCTGTTGCTTAAGCTTTTGCCTGATGATTAA